In Asticcacaulis sp. MM231, the genomic window CGTGACGTCCCAGATCGGTGCGTCCATAGACAAGCCGACGAACCATCGGAACAGCAAATTGTAGTCCATCTGCTCCATCAGCTGGCGCTCCGAGCGGATCGTGTAGAAGGGCTGCAACAACAGGGAGCGCAGCAGCTTCTCCGGCGGGATCGATGGGCGGCCGATGGCTGAATACATCGCCTCGAAATCAGGGGGACAGAACTTCCAACGCCTCGTCGACAATCGCGCAGATGGACCGCAGCGGAGGGTTTGTCGGGACGCGTGCTTCGCAGCTCACATAAGAAAACAGACCCGCCGTCTGGATATCACTGCCGCGCATGTCTTACTCCTGCAGACCAACCAATAAGGGATGGAATCACAGCAATACGCTCGCAGCAAGCGCCTTTTTCCGCATCCTGATAAAGCCTCGACATTCAACAGAGTGTCAGTGCCTTTTTCATCTCCTCATCCTTGATGACTGTCGTCAGGCCAATGCCCCGTAGTGAGAGGTGACGAACAATAGGTACATAGGCGCCTGACGCTGATGGGGTTCCATGCTGCGGGTTGTACAGCCACTGACCTCGACGCACCCGGCGAGCTCCGTGATGTGAACCGGGCAATTTTACATGCATGAGGCCATTGCGCGTATCTACTGTTTAGCCGTGCAAATAATTTGAGCTAATTTTCCAATCGTTCGACTGGAAAATTAGCTCAGGGTCAAACAGTATGGCTAAAGTGCCGACCAATGGAGTTTATTTTCTCGGTAGCTCTTCTGCCAATATGCTGCAATATGTTACCAAATTTTGGCCCGTACACCGACCCGGATGGTACGGCCAAATGCATCGTAAAGTTGCGGGTATGTGTTGAACCAGGCGCCACTGCCGGCATCGGCATAGCCGACCTTAGGCGGATTTTTGTCCATCAGGTTCTGGATGTTGAAACGCAGCTCAACATCCTTGGTGATCGGATAATTCAGCGCCAGATCAAAATAGCTGGAGGCCGGCAACTTAGCGATCAGAGGATAGCTATCCGTATTGTTCCACGATGGGGCGCTGGCCAGCGGTGCCTTGGGCGCCAATTTGGAATTGGTCGTGGACGAGGCATAACGCCAGGCGAGCGTCACCCTGCCCTTCCACGGCATACCCCAACTGGCGGAGGCGTAATGGCGATATTCGGGCCATGGTGCGTCACAATAGAAGCCGAAGTAGCCCAGGCACGAATAGACTGGCGCGCCCGGCGCGAAGGCCTGATCGTATCCCGTGAGGAAGGAGCCATTATAGGCTAACCCCAACGTACCCAACGCGCGATCACCGATCTTGAGGTTGCGGATATAGTAGTTCATGCTCAGATCGTATCCCTTATTCCGTACAAAGCCGGAATTTTGATACATGGCGTTGATTTCGGTGACCGTCCCCGTCGTCGGGTCACGCTTGATCAGGCTGCAATAGAAGTCGACATGCTGGTTAAAGCATTGGTCGGCGACGATGCCGGTGCGTACCCAGTTAAACGCGCCTTCGACATTGATGTCATAATAGTCCAGTGTCAGGTTGAAATCGGGCAGGAATTTCGGCTGAAAAGCCAGCCCAATCGTCGTACTATCAGAGGTTTCCGGTTGCAGATTGGGGTTGCCGCCGGGGCGATAGAGCACCGGGCAATAGCCATTGGTATCGCAGGCCTTGGAGTTCGAAAGCGCGTCATATTGCGCCTGTGTCATGCCCGAACTGGCGCATTGCTCGTACGTGTATCGTTCGAGATTGGACCCTGCGCCGGGAGGGGCGCAATAGTCCCGGAACGTCCCGGAATAGGGGCTTGCCTGTTGCAGGCGCTCCAGCACGCCCTGACGGATCGCGCGGTTGACACTGGCATGGAAGCCAAGGCCCGGCACGATGATGTAGTTAACCTCCATCTTCCAGGTCTTCAACGGGTCTTTGATGGACTTGTAGTCCGAAAGACGGAATCCGCCGCTGACCGAAAGTTGCTTGATATAAGGGACGTCCTGAATCACCGGGACATCGAGTTCGCCGCCCAGTTCATTGACGCTGTCGCTGTTGTCGTAACGCGACCACCATGCATAGGCGCCGCTGCCTTCTTCCGCAGCCCGGTTCCATCTGTGCTCGACAACCACAGCATAACCGACACCGTCCTTGGCCCATGGCGACCTTATGCCTTGGTCCTCCAGTGTGCCGTTGATGGCGCCAGTAGCGACAAACTGCTCGGTGACAACGCGGCTTCCGCCCGTCAGCGTGACGTACTTCCAGACATCCGGATTTGGCCCATTGGAACTGAAGGCATCGAGGGGCACGCAATTGGGATCCGTACCGTCAACCACGGAACGGCAGGTCGCGACGCCGTTAACATTCACGACGTCCAGCGCCTTTTTGTAGAGGTCCTTGGTCGCCCACCAATCAAAAATGTCCGTACCGAGGTATTTTTCTGTCCGGCGCGAGCGTTGAACGCTCAGATCGAAATTGAGCGCGGAGCTCATACGACCCGACAGATGCGCTGAGGCACGCACGTCATAGGCTTTGATATTATACTGATTTGTGTAGTCGGGCCGCCAGATGGCGGCGTAGAGCGTTCCGGTTTTACCCGCCACGCCCGCATCTGCGCCACACAGAAGATTGGCTTGCTGTGCGCCCAGCAGAGGGTTGTCGCAGGGCACCTCTGCGCCATCGACGTAGAAGCTGACGGCTTGCGCATTCTGACCACGCTGCTCGTAGCCTGTCGTCAACAGGCTGGAGTCAAAGGTAATCCTGTCCGTCAGGTTATAGGTGAAAAACCCGCCGGCATTTACCGTCTTTGTTTCCCGTTGCAAATAGTCGTTTTGCGCTGTCCGGACCGTGTCTTTTTCGTCAAATTCACGCCAGGTCCGCGAACCGTCCTTGGCGTTTGTGTAGTTTCCACCCGCTACACCAAACCAGGAATAGGGGTTGTATTCGGTGAAACCGCAGGACCATTTATCGTTTTGCAGAACGCCGGAGGGTACGGGCTGCTCATTCATATACAAGGGGCAGGCCGTGTGGTCGAACATGCTGAACTTCATGGGTTCTGAATGCCTGAAGCCGGCAAACAGGCTGATATTGCCCTTGCCACCCGCTAGATTGCGGCCGCCGGCAATGGTCGTGTAGGTTTGCTCACCACCCCACACTACTTTCTTCGGTTGTGGGTAGCCGTCTTCGGCGAGCAGGTTTTCATAGAAGGGGTCATCATTGGTGCTCTCCTGCGTACTCACTTCGGAGTCGATCACCAATCCGTTGAACCGCTTCTTGACGATGAAATTAATGACGCCGGCAATGGCGTCCGAACCGTACACGGCAGAGGCCCCGCCCGTTAGAATGTCGACCCGCTCGACCAATGTGCCGGGGATGACATACACATCATTGCTCATCCGCTCCCCATTCAGAAGCGTGAGGGTCCGTCCGGTGCCGAGGCGGCGGAGGTTGATGCGTGCTGGCCCCAGGCGTGGGTCATTACTCCCCTTTTCTCCCAACATAGGCGCAACCTGCGGAAGTGCGCTCAAGGTGTCGTCCAGCCGCCCCGCTCCGCGGGTGGTCAGGAGGTCGCTGTTGACAACCGTGACGCCTGGGCGGCTGCGGCGGATACGCGAACCTGTCACCACCACCTCGGCGACGTCCGGGTCAGTGACCGCGGAGGCTTCGGTTTGTTTGTCGGCCTTCTTCTTTGCCTTGCCCGACTTAGCCTTTGTCGTCGGCTCAGCCTGAACTGGAGTGGAGTCCTGAGAGGCCCCAGCCCACACGGCCTCATCGGCAAAAGCCGTGCTCGCGACGCACGCCCCCAGACACACGGCTATGGCCGTACTGCTCTTTAATAGTCTTAACATCGATATGTTCCCCTTTGTCTCTCCAGGTCAATTCAACTGGAGGCAATCGAGAGGAAATAACATATATCGTATACAGTAAATGGATACCCGTTGATTTGCCGTCATTGTGTCAATTTCGTCACAAAATAGACGGTATGCCTGTGAGCAAATTTCGATTTGGTACGTCGTATTCCGACGTCTCCGAATTCGGATTTAAGCGCCAATTTATGCGAATGATTTGCATTTGTGTTGACTTTGAGCCGTTTGAGATTTAGTCGCAACATAGCTTCCGTCATTGGCTATGAAAGGTCTCGTATGCCCATAAATCCTTCCTTGCGAAACGCTGTCTGGGGTGCGCCCCTGCTCCTGTCGGGTCTGGCCACGGGCGCCTCCGCCGGTGCGCTGAGCGTTCAGATCGATATACCCCAGCAAAACACGGCTGAATATCACAAGCCTTATGTGGTCGGCTGGGTCGAGGATGCGTCCGGGGCCGCGGCCGCCAATGTCTTCATCTGGTATGATGTCAAGAAGCGCGACAATGCCGGCCAGAAGTGGCTCAAGGATCTGCGCACCTGGTGGCGCAAGAGCGGCCGCGACCTGGCGTCGACCGATGGTTTCAGCGGTGCGACGCGCTCGCCCGGTCGCCAGACCCTCAGTCTCGACACCAATGCGACGGCGCTCAAGACCCTGAAGCCCGGCAGCTATGTCTTCGTGGTGGAAGCGTCGCGCGAAGGCGGTGGCCATGACCTCGTGAAGGTGCCGCTCAACTGGAATCCGGCCAAGGCCGCCGCCGGCGCCGCCAAGGGCACGGGCGAACTCGGCGATGTCCGCGTCAGCTACAAGCCCTAGGACCCAGTCTATGAAGCAGATCAAATCTCCCATGAGTGTCGCACTGGTCGGCATTCTTATCGCAGGCCTTCTGCCCTTTTCGGCGCAGGCCCACCGTCAATGGATCGCCCCCTCGGCCGCACAGGTGGAGGGCAAGGCGCCCTACATCACAGTGGATGCCGCCGTGTCGGAAAGCCTGTTCGAGATGGATTCCTTTCCACTCAAGCTTGACGGACTGGTGATCACCGCACCCGATGGTAGCCACATCACGCCGGAAAATTCTTATACCGGGAAGCTGCGCAGCGCCTTCGACCTGCAACTGACCCAGCAGGGTACGTACCGCATGGCGGTCGTGACCGAGTTGGTCATGGCGAGCTATAAGCTGAACGGCGAGGAAAAGCGCTATCGCGGCACGCCCGACGGCCTGGCCAAAGACGTGCCCGCCAACGCTGAAAACCTTCAGGTGTCGCGCACCTTCGGGCGCGTCGAATCCTTCGCTACCAATGGCAAGCCCAATGACACCGCGCTCCAGCCGGTCGGCAAAGGCTTGGAAATGCAGCCCCTCACCCACCCGAGCGACTACGTCGCCGGTGAGCCCGCCCGCTTTCGTATGTTGTTGGATGGAAAGCCCGTCGCGTCCTTGAATGTCACCATCGTGCCGGGCAGCGTCAAGTATCGTGACGCCCTGCAGGAAACCGCCGCAACGACCGATGCCAACGGCGAATTTAGCGTCACCTGGCCGATCGCTGAGCGCTACTGGATTGGCGCCAGCTATCCCCCGCGCGCCGAAGGCCCGCCCCCTGCGCCAGGCCAGCCGCGCCCCATGGTGCCGGTGCGATACAGCTATTCCGCTACCGTACAGGTCCTGCCGAACTAGGCTCGCCATTGCTATGTCTAAAAGGCCGCACCCTCAACAGGGCCGCGGCCTTTTTGCCTTTTGTACCTGTCAGGCGCCACGCGCAAAATAAATGCGAATGAGTGTCAGATTCGCCTTGCAAGTGCGATTAATTCTCATTAAGGCCTTTTTTAGCCCTTCTCCCTGGGAACATCTGAGAGAATAACATGTCTTCCTCCACTATCCGCAGCCGTAAGCATTCAGTCAATCGTTACGCCCTCGTCATGGCCGCCTCGGCCCTCGCCCTTCCTGTCGCCGCGCTGGCTGACGTTGAGGCAGACGCCGATCAAAAGGGCACCGAAGTGACCATCAAGGGTGAGCGTCACCTCCCCTATAAGACCGATAAGGCCTCTTCGCCCAAGAAGACCGAGGCCCTGGTCGATACGCCGCAAACCATGAGCGTTATCAGCAAGGAACTGCTGGAAGACCAGAACGCCACCACCCTGGTCGATGCGCTACGCAACACGCCAGGCATCACCATGCAACTCGGCGAAAATGGTAACACGTCCGCCGGTGACACCTTCCAGCTTCGCGGCTTCTCGGCAACGTCATCTATCTATCTCGATGGCATTCGTGATCTCGGCGCCGTGTCCCGCGACGTTTTCACGATCGAGCAGATCGAAGTCGCCAAGGGGCCAGCCGGCAGCGACGTCGGCCGTGGCGCATCCGGTGGCTATATCAATCTTGTCTCCAAGCTGCCCTCCTTGCGTGCGGGTAGCTCCGCGACCGCCAGCCTCTACAGCGAAGGCGGCGAACGCGCCACGGCCGACGTCAACCTGCCCGTCGGCGACACCAGCGCCTTCCGCCTCAATGTGATGGCGCAGGACGTCGACGTGCCGGGCCGTGACGAAGTCAAGAACAGCGGCTGGGGCATCGCGCCGTCCTATGCGTTGGGTCTGGGCACCAACACACGTTTCTACGTTTTCGCCCAGGTGGTTCATCAGGACAATGTCCCCGATGGCGGCGTGCCGGTGATCGGTCTCAAGGGCTATAACAGCACCAATACCAATGCGGCGATCAAGGCCGCACTTGATGCCGCGGCGCCGGTTGATCGCAACAACTTTTACGGTTCGGTGCACGATTATGAAAAGGTCGACGCCAGCATGCTGACGTCCAAGATCGAGCACGGTTTCCGCAACGGCTGGAATCTGACCAACACCACGCGCTACGGCCAGACCCAGATGGACCGTATCCTGACCGGCGTAAATGCGATCACGGTGCCAACGGCCAGCATAAATGATCCGACGACCTGGACCGTGGCACGGACGCGCCAGCGCGTCGACCAGGATAACAAGATCTTCGCCAACGCCACCAATCTGAGCGGCAGCTTTGAGACCGGCGCCTGGCAACACGATCTCTCCGCAGGCGTAGAAATCGCCTATGAAAGCCAGGTCTCGGTCACCTACTCCACAACTCCACCGGGCGGCACCGCGCCCACCATCCCGGCGGCCAGCCTGTATAATCCGGTCTCAGATATCGTTCTGCCGGATCTCTATAAAACCGGCGCCACCAGCGACGGCGATAGCACGACGGTCTCCGGTTATGCCTTTGACACCGCCAAGCTCGGGAAATGGCTGCTCAGCGCCGGCCTGCGCGTCGACAGCTATACGATCAAAACCCGCAACACGCCGGCCAGCGGCGCGGTCGCCCTAGAAGCAATCGAGGACAGCGGCACGCTGGCGAGCTGGAACATCGGTGCCGTCTATAAACCGCGTGACAACGGCAGCGTCTATATCTCGCTGGTCAATGCCCTGACGCCTCCGGGCAGCAGCAACTTCCAGCTCTCCAGTACAGCCAGCAGCCTTTCCAACGCGGCGTTTGATCCGGTCGAGACGGAAAACTTTGAACTCGGCACCAAGTGGGAGTTCTTCAATAACCACCTGTCCCTGACCGCCGCCTATTATGCAACCACGGCTAAGAACGAACTGGCGCTGCTAAACTCGACCGATCTCACCTCTTACATCCAGATGGGCGAGCGCAAGGTCAGCGGCATCGAACTGGGTCTAGTCGGGCAGGTCAATCCCAAATGGCTGATCTCAGCTGGCCTGCAAACCCTGGACACCGAGATCACTCAAGGTACGACCAACAACAACAGCACGGGCGCGGCCACGCGCTGGTCGCCTGACCTGACAGGGACCGTCTGGACCACCTATAAGGTCACGCCTAAGTTCACGCTTGGCGGCGGCATCTCCTATGTCTCTGAGCAGTTGCTCGTCGTCAATCCGGCGACCGTGATCGGCACGCAAAACGGCCTGCCGGAAATTCCGGCCAGCACGGTCTTCAACGCTATGGCCGCCTATGACATCAATCCACGCCTCGCCCTGCAACTGAACGTCTATAATGTGACGGACGAGGACTATATCTCTTCGCTCAATAGCGGTGGATCACGGGTCGTCTTCGGCCAGCCGCAATCGGCGACGCTGAGCCTGAAGGTTCGTTTCTAACGGACGGCAAAGCTTGACCTCCAGGAGCGCTCCGGTTTACGCCGGGGCGCTCTGTCTGTAAGGAGTAGCGATCATGATGCTACATATCCCCGACGTTCTGAACCAAGACGAACTGGCGCATATTCGCGGCGTGCTGGCCACGGCTGGCTGGACCGAAGGCCGCCATACCACCGGCGCGCAGGCGGCCCAGCAAAAATGGAACTATCAGTTGCCGGTTCTGGCGCCGGAAGCGCAACCCCTCGCCGATCTGGTACGCGCCGCTCTGTTGCGTCACCCTCTGTTTCAATCCGCCGCCCTGCCGAAAACCGTCCTGACGCCGCGCTTCAACGCCTATGAGGACGGCGGCCATTTTGGCAATCATGTTGATGGCGCTATCCAGCCTGACCCGGTCACCGGCCAGGCGGCACGGACGGACGTATCGACAACTGTCTTTCTCAACGAACCGGACGACTACGAGGGGGGCGAACTGATCGTCGAGGACACCTACGGGTCTCACGAGGTAAAGTTGAAGGCCGGTGACGCTGTCCTCTATCCGGGCACCAGCATTCACCGCGTTGAGCCGGTGACGCGCGGCATGCGCCTGGCGTCCTTCACCTGGACGCAATCCATGGTGCCCGATGCCTTCCGTCGCCAGATGCTGTTCGAGCTCGACATGACGATTTTGCGCCTGCGCGCGCAACTGGGTGATACGCCGGATGTGGTCAATCTGACGGCGCACTATCACAACCTGATCCGCCAGTGGGCTGAGGTTTAAGGCGCAGGTTTAGCAGCCGTTTTGTTCTTTTGAGTGTACACAAGCAACCAGTCACCGATAGCTTTGATCGCTGAAGTGGCAAGGGTTTCATCAATCAAGGCGTACTCCGACGGTGCGCCTGTTCTGGCCGATTGTAACTGATGATTAAGTCCGGGTAGCTCTAAAATTGTGACGTCCTGATTGGCCCTTAAGGCCGACCGCATGGCGGGCAAATTTTCTTTTGGCGGCGCTTGGGTATCTAAAGATCCACTCAGCACCAAGACGGGAATGTTGATTTGTGACAGATAGGGCTGGGGATCGTAACGCATCATTTCGAAGCCCAGCGGGCTCGTTAAGCCAGCTATGCCGACATCCGCTTCGGCTTGCGAAAAGCGACCACTGACAATCAGGGGCTTTGACATGGCTGTGAGGGTGGCGCGCGCCTCTTCGGGGCTATGGGCGGCAAGAACGACCGAAAATATCTGTCGATAGAGCGCTTCGTCGCTGGCGATATCGGCCTCACCTTTGCCTTCCGCGCGAGAGATGGCCGCCTTCTGAATTAAATTGACCTGATCAAAGGGTAATGCCGCCGTTGAAAGGAGCGCCATAAACCTAAGACTGGGCTCTCGTGTTACGATCATAGGCGCAATATATCCGCCTTCAGAATCGCCAATAAGGCCAATTCGATGTTGGTCAACATCCTTACGTGTGGCGAGATAGCGTATGGCAGCCTGTGCATCGCTGGCAAGATCACTCAGGCTGGCGCTGGCAAAATCGCCCGTAGACCGCCCTACACCCCTTTTATCATAGCGCAAGACGGCGATGCCGCAGCGATTAATGGCATCGGCCAGGACCAGGAATTTCTTGTGCCCGGTATCTATCTCCTGCGGGCCCTGAGCGACTTCGTCGCGATCATTGGGGCCTGAGCCAGCCAAAAGGATGACCGTTGGGAAGGGCCCCTTACCTTCGGGCGTGCTAAACGAACCCGCAAGGGTTACGCCGGCCGCTGCATTGCTAAAGCGCACCTCTTCGGCAGGATAAGGCTTGGAGGCTTTGGCGATAGCCGCCTCTTGTGGTCGGGGTGAGGCCTCTCCCGCGCTCCCCTGCGCCGGCAAAAAACACGCCATGGTCACCGCCATAAAGAGAGACAATCCATAAACATGGACCTTGATCCGTTGCTTTTTCATCAAGCTCCCCCCTTGGGAATTGACGCATGGAAATGCGCTCGGCCCATACTGCCAACAACTTTGCGTCTGAATTTTGACATCTACAACCGAAGGCCGGGCGCCTTTACGCTTCGCCAATGGGTAAACCGATGACACACATGATGCGTCATCGGTCGGAGAGGTGGTACGCTTTACTATAGGCTACGCTTTTACTGGTTCGACGCGGTACCCGATCCGGTCGCCTCCCCTCGTCTGACCCTTGCCCTTCAGGGGGGGGGCAAGCATCAGAAAAGCCTCAATAACAATCTTCAGGTCCTAAGTGTTCACGGACGATGGTCCGTCACGCCGCCCTGACCGTGGCCAGGAACTTGTCCATCTCGTGATGCAGCCGTTCCGCCTGCTGGGCCAGCTCGGCCGACGCATTGAGAACCTCGACGGCCGAGGTGCCGGTCTGCTCCGCCGCTGACGCCACGCCGGTAATGTTGGACGTCACCTCCTGCGTGCCAATCGACGCCTGATTGACGGCCTGGACGATCTCTTGCGTGGCGGCAGTCTGCTGTTCCACGGCGGAGGCAATGATGGTGTTGGTCTGGTTGATGTTCTGGATCGTGCCGGAGATATTGGCGATGGCGGAGGCCGCCTTGGCGGTGGCTTCCTGGATATGGGCGATCTTGGCCGATATCTCGGTGGTCGCCCGCGCGGTCTGTCCGGCGAGCGCCTTGACCTCGGACGCCACGACCGCAAAGCCCTTGCCGGCCTCACCGGCCCGCGCCAATTCGATGGTGGCGTTCAGCGCCAGAAGGTTTGTCTGACTGGCAAGGCCCGCAATCAGATCGACAACACCGCCGATGCTGGCCGTCACTTCGTTCAGTTCGTCAACGATCTGCACTGCGCCCGAAGCCTCACGTACGGCCTCGGCGGAAATGGTCGCCGAGGTCTCGACCTGACGGCCAATTTCATTGACGGAGGCCCCCAGTTCTTCTGCCGACGAGGCGACCGAGGTAACATTGGCGCCGGCTTCTTCGGCCGCCGCCGATACAGCGATGGACTGGGAGGTGGCGCGCTGCGCCGTCGTGGACAACTGCTGAGCAGACGCCTGCATTTCTGTGGCGGCACTCGATACCAGCGTCACAATACCGCCGACGGATTTTTCAAACTCATTGGCCAGTTTCAGCATGATATCGCGGCGATCCTGATCCTGCTTGATGCGCTCAGCCTCGGCGCCCGCCGCCTTTTGAAGCGCCTCTTCTTCGGTGACCTCACGGATGCGATCCACAGCGCGGGAGATGTCGCCGATTTCATCGCGGCGTTCCGCCCCGGCGATCTCAAGCAGCTTTTCGCCCTTGGCCAGTCGACCAAGCGCTTCGGTGAGGCGGGCGATCGGATTGGCGACATTGTTCGCCATAACGGCGATAACGCCGATTCCGAGCACCGCGACGATGCCGGCGCAGACCATTTCCCACATCACGTCGCTGCCGCCACGCTTTTTGAGCGCATTTGACAGCCGGTCGGCATCCGCCATGACCACGGTGCGCGGTACAGAGATGATGACCGACCAGTATTGCCCGCTGCGGCCAAGCTCGATGGGCGCATAGACCCGCATATCGTCATGCTTCTTATCAAGGTTGACGAACGATTTGCCGGCCTTGATGTCGGCAAGGGCGTTCCATGCCAGGGGATCCAGGCTCTCGACCGTGCTGCCAATAGCGTCGGGATGGGCGCTGGAGGCCACGACCAGTCCATCGGAGGTGACGATCGTAACATTGCCCTTGCCATCGTAGATCGATTTCTTGACGTCCAGGGCCAGGGTCTGGACAAACGTCAGGTCAAAGTCCGCGCCGGCAACCCCCTTGAACTGACCCTCGACGATGATGGGCACGGACATGGTGGCGAGGAAGACGTTTTTGCCCTGCACAATATAGGGCAAGGGCGCCAGAATGCTCTCACGACCGTTGGTTTCCGGTCCGATAAACCAGCCGCCCTTCATCAGGCCGTTGGTATGAAGCTCGCGGCTGTCATATTCCACCAGAGGCTGGAGAGCGATCTGGCCCTGGGCATTTCTGGTCCAGTAAGGCAAGGCGCGACCTGTGGTGTCGGCGCCCATCTCCTTGCGATTGACGTAGGCGCCGTCAGCGCCGTCCAGCGCATTGGGCATCCAGGCGCTATAGGTGCCATTGAAGCGCGGATTGTCCTTAAGAACGCCCACAAGAATGTCATTGAGCTGGCGGCGGCGCGACGCCTTTGGCGCACCATCTGGACCTGCGACCACTTCAAGGCTGCGCGCCATGTTTCGCGCTGAGGAAAAGGCTGTGTCGACTTCCGCGCGGACCGTCCCGGCCTGGGCGGAGGCCAGCCGCGTCAGGGACTCGCTGCTACTTTTGTCCAGCAAGCCCTGTACGTTTTCGTTGACAAAATGCGTCGTTTTTCCAGAGGAAAAAATACCATAGCCGACCAGAGCACCCGTTGCAGCCAAAAGGCACAGGGCTGACAGGGCTACGATCTTGGTCTTAACAGAGTGGATATTCATATGTTCCTCCAGCCGCCTCTTGGTGCGTGTAGGAAGGACATACCCATATGCTTAATGGGGTCTTAAGGCGTGGAAGGCTTACAAGTTTAAATAATTCAAAACACAGGGCCTTCATGAATAAGGTGTTGCATATAGCGACACAATTTCAAATAAATGTCGCATATGCACATGTATGCGACATTCATCTAGAGAAAATATTCCACATAAATATTACCTCGAATACGCTGAAACACGAGATTTAATAGTGAATATACGTGAAAAATCATAAATAGTACAAATCATTATTATACCGCTTCTGTTAAAGCATCAAGACGCATCTACCTGAATAGACAAAGATCAATCAGGCCTGCGCGTGCCTATATCTTGCCGGCACCTGAAAGGACGGCGTCCAGTCCCCGCGGGTCGAGAATGGCCTGCGTGTTGCGATCGATAAGCCCGCCGGTGTCCCACAGGAAGGGTAAGAGCCCGTTCGCGAGCGCTTTCTGCGTGACGTACTTCAGCCAATGGACGCGCGAAGCCAGGTGCCGTTCCAGGTCCTTAGGCGTGCTTCGGATAATAGCGCCATACTCCCCCAGAATGACGGGGACGCCGGCATCGGTGAACAACCGCTTCACGATGGCCATTTGTTGATCGACATTATCTTCCTCACCCCATATCGTATTGCGGTCGGGCTCAACCGTGGAATGATAGTCCTTGCCCCAGTAATAGAACATCTTTCCCCAGCTCTGGTCTTCCGTCATGAGCGCGAACTGGAAAGGTGTATAGAAGTGCACTTCGGTCATGAGGCGGTTGGTAGCGCTGTCGACCGGCATCTTGTACCAGAGGGCGGCGGCATTATCGATACTGGTGTTGGG contains:
- a CDS encoding DUF4198 domain-containing protein, which codes for MKQIKSPMSVALVGILIAGLLPFSAQAHRQWIAPSAAQVEGKAPYITVDAAVSESLFEMDSFPLKLDGLVITAPDGSHITPENSYTGKLRSAFDLQLTQQGTYRMAVVTELVMASYKLNGEEKRYRGTPDGLAKDVPANAENLQVSRTFGRVESFATNGKPNDTALQPVGKGLEMQPLTHPSDYVAGEPARFRMLLDGKPVASLNVTIVPGSVKYRDALQETAATTDANGEFSVTWPIAERYWIGASYPPRAEGPPPAPGQPRPMVPVRYSYSATVQVLPN
- a CDS encoding catecholate siderophore receptor Fiu, with product MSSSTIRSRKHSVNRYALVMAASALALPVAALADVEADADQKGTEVTIKGERHLPYKTDKASSPKKTEALVDTPQTMSVISKELLEDQNATTLVDALRNTPGITMQLGENGNTSAGDTFQLRGFSATSSIYLDGIRDLGAVSRDVFTIEQIEVAKGPAGSDVGRGASGGYINLVSKLPSLRAGSSATASLYSEGGERATADVNLPVGDTSAFRLNVMAQDVDVPGRDEVKNSGWGIAPSYALGLGTNTRFYVFAQVVHQDNVPDGGVPVIGLKGYNSTNTNAAIKAALDAAAPVDRNNFYGSVHDYEKVDASMLTSKIEHGFRNGWNLTNTTRYGQTQMDRILTGVNAITVPTASINDPTTWTVARTRQRVDQDNKIFANATNLSGSFETGAWQHDLSAGVEIAYESQVSVTYSTTPPGGTAPTIPAASLYNPVSDIVLPDLYKTGATSDGDSTTVSGYAFDTAKLGKWLLSAGLRVDSYTIKTRNTPASGAVALEAIEDSGTLASWNIGAVYKPRDNGSVYISLVNALTPPGSSNFQLSSTASSLSNAAFDPVETENFELGTKWEFFNNHLSLTAAYYATTAKNELALLNSTDLTSYIQMGERKVSGIELGLVGQVNPKWLISAGLQTLDTEITQGTTNNNSTGAATRWSPDLTGTVWTTYKVTPKFTLGGGISYVSEQLLVVNPATVIGTQNGLPEIPASTVFNAMAAYDINPRLALQLNVYNVTDEDYISSLNSGGSRVVFGQPQSATLSLKVRF
- a CDS encoding Fe2+-dependent dioxygenase, translating into MMLHIPDVLNQDELAHIRGVLATAGWTEGRHTTGAQAAQQKWNYQLPVLAPEAQPLADLVRAALLRHPLFQSAALPKTVLTPRFNAYEDGGHFGNHVDGAIQPDPVTGQAARTDVSTTVFLNEPDDYEGGELIVEDTYGSHEVKLKAGDAVLYPGTSIHRVEPVTRGMRLASFTWTQSMVPDAFRRQMLFELDMTILRLRAQLGDTPDVVNLTAHYHNLIRQWAEV
- a CDS encoding DUF2271 domain-containing protein, which gives rise to MPINPSLRNAVWGAPLLLSGLATGASAGALSVQIDIPQQNTAEYHKPYVVGWVEDASGAAAANVFIWYDVKKRDNAGQKWLKDLRTWWRKSGRDLASTDGFSGATRSPGRQTLSLDTNATALKTLKPGSYVFVVEASREGGGHDLVKVPLNWNPAKAAAGAAKGTGELGDVRVSYKP
- a CDS encoding TonB-dependent receptor domain-containing protein, producing the protein MLRLLKSSTAIAVCLGACVASTAFADEAVWAGASQDSTPVQAEPTTKAKSGKAKKKADKQTEASAVTDPDVAEVVVTGSRIRRSRPGVTVVNSDLLTTRGAGRLDDTLSALPQVAPMLGEKGSNDPRLGPARINLRRLGTGRTLTLLNGERMSNDVYVIPGTLVERVDILTGGASAVYGSDAIAGVINFIVKKRFNGLVIDSEVSTQESTNDDPFYENLLAEDGYPQPKKVVWGGEQTYTTIAGGRNLAGGKGNISLFAGFRHSEPMKFSMFDHTACPLYMNEQPVPSGVLQNDKWSCGFTEYNPYSWFGVAGGNYTNAKDGSRTWREFDEKDTVRTAQNDYLQRETKTVNAGGFFTYNLTDRITFDSSLLTTGYEQRGQNAQAVSFYVDGAEVPCDNPLLGAQQANLLCGADAGVAGKTGTLYAAIWRPDYTNQYNIKAYDVRASAHLSGRMSSALNFDLSVQRSRRTEKYLGTDIFDWWATKDLYKKALDVVNVNGVATCRSVVDGTDPNCVPLDAFSSNGPNPDVWKYVTLTGGSRVVTEQFVATGAINGTLEDQGIRSPWAKDGVGYAVVVEHRWNRAAEEGSGAYAWWSRYDNSDSVNELGGELDVPVIQDVPYIKQLSVSGGFRLSDYKSIKDPLKTWKMEVNYIIVPGLGFHASVNRAIRQGVLERLQQASPYSGTFRDYCAPPGAGSNLERYTYEQCASSGMTQAQYDALSNSKACDTNGYCPVLYRPGGNPNLQPETSDSTTIGLAFQPKFLPDFNLTLDYYDINVEGAFNWVRTGIVADQCFNQHVDFYCSLIKRDPTTGTVTEINAMYQNSGFVRNKGYDLSMNYYIRNLKIGDRALGTLGLAYNGSFLTGYDQAFAPGAPVYSCLGYFGFYCDAPWPEYRHYASASWGMPWKGRVTLAWRYASSTTNSKLAPKAPLASAPSWNNTDSYPLIAKLPASSYFDLALNYPITKDVELRFNIQNLMDKNPPKVGYADAGSGAWFNTYPQLYDAFGRTIRVGVRAKIW